One Arvicanthis niloticus isolate mArvNil1 chromosome 3, mArvNil1.pat.X, whole genome shotgun sequence DNA segment encodes these proteins:
- the Osgep gene encoding tRNA N6-adenosine threonylcarbamoyltransferase — protein MPTVLGFEGSANKIGVGVVRDGTVLANPRRTYVTAPGTGFLPGDTARHHRAVILDLLQEALTEAGLTSKDIDCIAYTKGPGMGAPLASVAVVARTVAQLWNKPLLGVNHCIGHIEMGRLITGAVNPTVLYVSGGNTQVISYSEHRYRIFGETIDIAVGNCLDRFARVLKISNDPSPGYNIEQMAKRGKKLVELPYTVKGMDVSFSGILSFIEDAAQRMLATGECTPEDLCFSLQETVFAMLVEITERAMAHCGSKEALIVGGVGCNVRLQEMMATMCQERGAQLFATDERFCIDNGAMIAQAGWEMFQAGHRTPLKDSGITQRYRTDEVEVTWRD, from the exons ATGCCCACGGTGCTGGGATTCGAAGGCAGCGCCAACAAGATCGGCGTGGGCGTGGTCCGCGACGGCACGGTGCTGGCGAACCCGCGGCGCACTTACGTCACGGCCCCGGGCACTG GATTCCTTCCAGGTGACACAGCCAGGCACCACCGAGCTGTTATCCTAGACCTTCTGCAGGAGGCACTAACAGAGGCAGGATTGACCTCCAAGGACATTGATTGCATTGCTTACACCAAAG GTCCTGGCATGGGAGCCCCATTGGCTTCTGTAGCTGTTGTTGCTCGGACTGTGGCCCAGCTGTGGAATAAGCCTTTGCTAGGTGTGAACCACTGCATAGGCCACATTGAAATGGGTCGCCTCATCACTGGAGCTGTTAACCCAACTGTCTTGTATGTCAGCGGAGGAAATACGCAG GTGATTTCCTACTCAGAACATCGATACCGCATCTTTGGGGAAACTATTGATATTGCTGTGGGAAATTGCCTGGATCGTTTTGCTCGGGTGCTGAAG ATTTCCAATGACCCAAGTCCAGGCTACAACATTGAGCAAATGGCAAAGCG AGGCAAGAAGCTAGTCGAGCTGCCATACACTGTTAAGGGGATGGATGTCTCGTTTTCAGGGATTCTGTCTTTCATTGAG GATGCAGCACAGCGAATGCTGGCCACAGGAGAGTGTACTCCTGAAGACCTGTGTTTCTCCTTACAG GAAACTGTGTTTGCAATGCTAGTGGAGATCACAGAGCGAGCCATGGCACACTGTGGCTCCAAAGAAGCCCTCATCGTCGGAGGAGTTGGAT GTAACGTGAGGCTGCAGGAGATGATGGCGACAATGTGCCAGGAGCGGGGAGCCCagctctttgcaacagatgagaG ATTCTGCATTGACAATGGAGCCATGATAGCACAAGCTGGTTGGGAGATGTTTCAGGCTGGGCATAGGACCCCTCTCAAAGATTCTGGAATTACTCAGAG gTATAGGACAGATGAAGTAGAAGTGACATGGAGGGACTAA